One part of the Humulus lupulus chromosome 9, drHumLupu1.1, whole genome shotgun sequence genome encodes these proteins:
- the LOC133802605 gene encoding protein ALTERED PHOSPHATE STARVATION RESPONSE 1, producing MGCVASRFDKDERVQICKQRKRLMKQLVGFRGEFADAQLAYLKALKNTGVTLRQFTESESLEIENTTEGLPLPPSPPPPPPPPPPPPPPPPPPPPVEETDEEEIKKNEYDTMQFPPIISSSLDWDPFCSTSPFYWGNEEMMEPVDEENWAETKTDFEEDEPEEKASTADVVATEALPNKLQTAGSVDDNSSTMSWCDKDTADGTTVFFRSKKSLEDLAKELDDYFLKASAGVKEITVLMDINGSDMFLPHNFKENKRKGSNTAKVFSALSWSWSSRSLQFTKDSVDSVSSNEPCRPGAHCVTLKKLHDEEQKLYKAVKEEVITKLELEKKSSLLQKQEAENYDWEKTDKTRQSVGSLEADISHLQQTISRTCASILHLIDDELYPQLVAITSGLLQMWRTMYESHEAQYRKSQLLKHLGDNQKMDPSTANHRQAAVQLETEVICWYNNFSRVVNFQREYVRTLCRWIKLINSIVDDHRKSLHLSAVQSLCDQWQLAVDRLPDKATSEAIKGLCSAIHSIVLQQEEEHNLQRKFEKIDRRFQKEMDSRDELLSKLQGSFEGEDILSNLSPKHPLTLKDAKIEALKKQLENEKTQYDNSVQATKAMTLNSLKTSLPNVFKTLVDFSWGNVEAIEACFSHIKPEDSCDAELESTES from the exons atggGTTGTGTTGCCTCTAGGTTTGACAAGGATGAGAGGGTTCAGATTTGCAAGCAGAGAAAGAGGTTAATGAAACAGTTAGTGGGGTTTAGAGGAGAATTTGCAGATGCCCAATTGGCTTATTTAAAGGCATTGAAGAACACTGGTGTAACCCTGAGACAATTCACAGAATCTGAATCATTGGAGATTGAAAATACCACTGAAGGCCTGCCATTGCCACCCtcaccaccacctccaccaccaccaccaccaccaccaccaccaccaccaccaccacctcctccGGTGGAAGAAACTGATGAAGAGGAAATAAAAAAGAATGAGTATGATACCATGCAATTTCCTCCGATCATAAGCTCGTCGTTGGATTGGGACCCTTTTTGTTCTACTTCACCATTTTATTGGGGAAATGAAGAAATGATGGAACCAGTAGATGAGGAAAACTGGGCAGAGACTAAGACAGATTTTGAGGAAGATGAACCAGAAGAGAAAGCTTCTACTGCAGATGTTGTTGCTACTGAAGCACTTCCTAATAAACTACAAACTGCAGGGTCTGTTGATGATAACTCATCTACAATGAGCTGGTGTGATAAAGATACAGCAGATGGGACCACTGTATTTTTTAGAAGCAAGAAGTCCTTAGAGGATTTAGCCAAGGAATTGGATGACTATTTCTTGAAAGCATCAGCTGGTGTAAAAGAAATCACTGTTCTTATGGACATAAATGGAAGTGATATGTTTCTGCCTCACAATTTCAAAGAGAACAAGA GGAAAGGTTCCAATACTGCAAAGGTCTTTAGTGCATTGTCATGGAGTTGGTCATCAAGGTCACTTCAGTTTACAAAGGATTCTGTTGATTCTGTTAGTTCTAATGAACCATGCAGGCCTGGAGCTCACTGTGTCACACTTAAAAAGTTACACGATGAAGAACAAAAACTTTACAAGGCAGTCAAG GAGGAAGTGATAACAAAGTTAGAGCTTGAAAAGAAATCCTCATTACTGCAAAAACAAGAGGCTGAAAACTATGATTGGGAAAAGACAGATAAAACTCGGCAGAGCGTTGGGAGTCTGGAGGCTGATATCTCACATCTCCAACAGACAATAAGTAGGACTTGTGCTTCTATATTGCATCTCATTGATGACGAGTTGTATCCTCAATTGGTTGCAATAACTTCCGG GTTGTTACAGATGTGGAGAACAATGTATGAGAGTCATGAAGCTCAGTACCGTAAATCACAACTATTGAAGCATTTAGGGGACAATCAAAAGATGGATCCGAGTACTGCTAACCATCGCCAAGCTGCAGTTCAGCTTGAAACTGAGGTCATTTGTTGGTATAACAACTTCAGCAGAGTTGTAAACTTTCAACGGGAGTATGTGAGAACTCTCTGTAGGTGGATCAAACTCATTAACAGTATTGTAGATGATCATCGAAAGAGCCTTCACTTGTCTGCGGTTCAAAGCCTGTGTGATCAATGGCAACTTGCTGTAGATAGATTGCCTGACAAG GCAACCTCAGAGGCCATTAAGGGTCTTTGCTCAGCTATCCACTCGATAGTCCTCCAACAAGAAGAGGAGCACAATTTGCAgagaaaatttgaaaaaatagatAGAAGGTTTCAGAAGGAAATGGACTCGCGGGATGAGTTGTTGAGCAAACTTCAGGGTAGCTTCGAGGGCGAAGACATACTCTCGAATTTGAGCCCCAAACATCCTTTGACACTCAAGGATGCCAAAATAGAAGCCTTAAAGAAGCAATTGGAAAATGAAAAGACTCAATATGACAATTCTGTGCAGGCAACCAAAGCCATGACTTTAAATAGCCTGAAAACAAGTCTCCCAAATGTATTCAAAACACTTGTGGATTTCTCTTGGGGCAATGTTGAGGCTATTGAGGCTTGTTTTAGCCATATTAAACCAGAAGATTCCTGTGATGCTGAATTGGAAAGCACTGAAAGTTGA